The proteins below are encoded in one region of Streptomyces ficellus:
- a CDS encoding MFS transporter, translating into MPLALLALAIGAFGIGTTEFVIMGLLPEVAADFQVSIPTAGLLVTGYGLGVVLGAPLMTALGTRISRKRMLMLLMGLFIAGNVLSAAAPAFELMLAGRVVASFAHGAFFGIGSVVAADLVAPEKKAGAIAMMFTGLTVANVVGVPLGTFIGQSAGWRTTFFLVAALGVLGLIGVAKLVPEQPKPAGVRLRHEFAAFRNVQVLLAMAMTILGFGGVFAAITYITPMMTDVAGFSAGAVTWLLVLFGLGMVGGNLIGGKYADRALMPLLYVSLTALALVLALFTFTAHHKVAAAVTLALIGALGFATVPPLQKRVLDQASGAPTLASAVNIGAFNLGNSLASWLGGIVIAAGMGFTAPNWVGAALAASALVLAVLSSALERRDLRRDSRVVTGATPEPAAAAPLVHH; encoded by the coding sequence ATGCCGCTCGCGCTTCTGGCCCTCGCTATCGGGGCCTTCGGTATCGGGACCACGGAATTCGTGATCATGGGCCTGTTGCCCGAGGTGGCGGCCGACTTCCAGGTGTCCATCCCCACGGCCGGACTGCTGGTCACCGGCTACGGGCTCGGCGTCGTCCTGGGTGCCCCGCTGATGACCGCCCTCGGCACCCGCATCTCCCGCAAGCGGATGCTGATGCTGCTGATGGGGCTGTTCATCGCCGGCAACGTGCTCTCCGCGGCCGCCCCCGCGTTCGAGCTGATGCTCGCCGGCCGCGTGGTGGCCTCCTTCGCGCACGGCGCCTTCTTCGGCATCGGCTCGGTCGTCGCCGCCGACCTCGTCGCCCCGGAGAAGAAGGCGGGCGCGATCGCGATGATGTTCACCGGCCTGACCGTCGCCAACGTCGTCGGCGTGCCCCTGGGCACCTTCATCGGCCAGAGCGCCGGCTGGAGGACGACATTCTTCCTGGTCGCGGCGCTGGGTGTACTGGGCCTGATCGGCGTCGCCAAGCTCGTTCCGGAGCAGCCCAAGCCCGCGGGCGTGCGCCTGCGCCACGAGTTCGCGGCCTTCCGCAACGTACAGGTCCTGCTCGCCATGGCGATGACGATCCTCGGGTTCGGAGGCGTCTTCGCCGCGATCACCTACATCACGCCGATGATGACCGACGTCGCCGGCTTCTCGGCCGGTGCCGTCACCTGGCTGCTGGTCCTCTTCGGGCTCGGCATGGTCGGCGGCAACCTGATCGGGGGGAAGTACGCCGACCGGGCGCTGATGCCCCTGCTCTACGTGTCGCTCACCGCCCTCGCCCTGGTGCTCGCCCTCTTCACCTTCACGGCGCACCACAAGGTGGCCGCGGCCGTCACGCTCGCCCTGATCGGCGCCCTGGGCTTCGCCACCGTGCCGCCCCTCCAGAAGCGGGTGCTCGACCAGGCGTCCGGAGCGCCGACCCTGGCGTCCGCCGTCAACATCGGCGCCTTCAACCTGGGCAACTCCCTGGCGTCCTGGCTCGGCGGCATCGTCATCGCCGCGGGCATGGGCTTCACGGCCCCCAACTGGGTCGGCGCAGCGCTCGCCGCTTCGGCCCTGGTCCTCGCCGTCCTCTCCAGCGCCCTGGAACGCAGGGACCTCCGTCGCGACAGCCGGGTCGTCACCGGCGCCACGCCGGAGCCGGCCGCCGCCGCCCCCCTCGTCCACCACTGA
- a CDS encoding MarR family winged helix-turn-helix transcriptional regulator, translating into MTATDPALTALSQGWCALSLLHGKIEASIERELEAKHGLSVREFSLLDVLSRQHNGPGGHLQMKQVADAVVLSQSATTRLVTRLEDRGLLTRYLCDTDRRGIYTDVTESGLTLLAEARPTNDAALRAALDEAATNPELAPLVRAVEELHVPVG; encoded by the coding sequence ATGACAGCCACAGACCCGGCTCTCACCGCCCTCTCACAGGGCTGGTGCGCGCTCTCCCTGCTCCACGGGAAGATCGAGGCCAGCATCGAGCGCGAGCTGGAGGCCAAGCACGGCCTCAGCGTGCGCGAGTTCTCCCTGCTCGACGTCCTCAGCCGTCAGCACAACGGGCCCGGTGGCCACCTCCAGATGAAGCAGGTGGCCGATGCGGTCGTGCTGAGCCAGAGCGCCACGACCCGGCTCGTCACCCGCCTGGAGGACCGCGGCCTGCTCACGCGCTATCTCTGCGACACCGATCGGCGCGGCATCTACACCGACGTCACCGAGTCCGGCCTCACCCTGCTCGCCGAAGCCCGGCCCACCAATGACGCCGCTCTGCGGGCGGCGCTCGACGAGGCGGCGACGAACCCGGAGCTCGCCCCGCTGGTCCGGGCCGTCGAAGAACTGCACGTACCGGTCGGCTGA
- a CDS encoding GlcG/HbpS family heme-binding protein, whose translation MSTTSTTAVAPLTTQDAETLLDTARRAAETAGVTVAVTVLDAGGHLLAFRRDDRAVLIAGETSTRKAFTALQLNAPTADLVDAVRPGGPFHTLPTALDRPLLFIAGGVPVHRDGRLIGAIGVGGGAPEQDHGFATAAVRALS comes from the coding sequence ATGAGCACCACCAGCACCACCGCTGTCGCGCCGCTGACCACCCAGGACGCCGAAACCCTGCTGGACACCGCCCGCCGCGCCGCCGAAACGGCCGGGGTCACGGTCGCCGTCACCGTCCTGGACGCGGGCGGCCACCTGCTGGCGTTCCGCCGCGACGACCGGGCCGTACTGATCGCCGGCGAGACGAGCACCCGCAAGGCCTTCACCGCGCTGCAGCTGAACGCACCGACCGCCGACCTGGTGGACGCCGTCCGGCCCGGCGGGCCGTTCCACACGTTGCCCACCGCCCTCGACCGTCCACTCCTCTTCATCGCGGGTGGCGTCCCCGTCCACCGCGACGGCCGTCTCATCGGCGCCATCGGCGTCGGTGGCGGCGCTCCGGAGCAGGATCACGGCTTTGCCACCGCGGCAGTGCGGGCTCTGTCATAA
- a CDS encoding globin domain-containing protein: MDAPTTMSADNGTRGDSGEGGGWFTPRKPVDDRPAEPAAARAEDRPGHAEGGAGEAPAPDQNPGQNQNPTQDRIAGQRRPLTSIRMVGAGASRGTASATGAPSGPAPSAVPWPDGSGTRVHERPADRPVAPRPDDDPARAPHDPAPRTAPYDAPSGHDDGPQRPGGRPSGGVNAAEAGSPDAVRVRRTLAEVGPVSDKVTSYFYALLFTRYPELRALFPAAMDTQRDRLLKALLTAAEHMDDPALLTEYLQHLGRGHRKYGTDASHYPAVGEALIGALSRYATSTWDEETEAAWVRTYTTISQIMIDAAAENERHAPAWWHAEVVSHDLRTPGIAIITVRPDQPYPFLAGQYTSLETPWWPRIWRHYSFASAPRSDGLLSFHVKAVPAGWVSNALVHHARPGDVLRLGPPAGSMTVDHTTDSGLLCVGGGTGIAPIKALVEDVAEHGERRPVEVFYGARTDHDLYDIDTMLRLQQSHPWLEVRAMIDGKAQLPDVVREYGPWNEYDAYLSGPVGMIRSGVDALRGVGVPYERIRHDSLEELVAAAD; encoded by the coding sequence ATGGACGCTCCGACCACCATGTCGGCCGACAACGGCACGCGCGGCGACAGCGGCGAGGGCGGTGGCTGGTTCACCCCGCGCAAGCCGGTCGACGACCGGCCCGCCGAACCCGCGGCGGCCCGAGCCGAGGACCGCCCGGGGCATGCGGAGGGCGGCGCCGGAGAGGCCCCGGCCCCGGACCAAAACCCGGGTCAGAACCAGAACCCGACCCAGGACCGAATAGCGGGACAGCGGCGGCCCCTCACGTCCATACGCATGGTCGGCGCCGGAGCCTCGCGTGGAACGGCCAGTGCGACCGGGGCCCCTTCCGGCCCGGCGCCGTCGGCCGTCCCGTGGCCCGACGGATCCGGGACACGCGTACACGAACGACCCGCCGACCGGCCCGTGGCGCCCCGTCCCGACGACGACCCCGCCAGGGCCCCGCACGACCCCGCTCCCCGGACGGCCCCGTACGACGCGCCCAGCGGTCACGACGACGGCCCGCAGCGCCCCGGTGGACGTCCCAGTGGCGGCGTGAACGCCGCCGAGGCCGGGTCGCCGGACGCGGTGCGGGTCCGGCGGACGCTGGCCGAGGTCGGTCCCGTGTCGGACAAGGTGACCTCGTACTTCTACGCCCTGCTCTTCACCCGCTATCCCGAGCTGCGCGCCCTCTTCCCGGCCGCCATGGACACCCAGCGCGACCGGCTCCTCAAGGCGCTGCTGACCGCGGCCGAGCACATGGACGACCCCGCGCTCCTCACCGAGTACCTCCAGCACCTGGGACGCGGCCACCGCAAGTACGGCACCGACGCCTCGCACTACCCGGCCGTCGGCGAGGCGCTCATCGGGGCGCTCAGCCGGTACGCGACGTCGACCTGGGACGAGGAGACCGAGGCCGCGTGGGTGCGGACGTACACCACGATCTCCCAGATCATGATCGACGCGGCTGCCGAGAACGAACGGCACGCGCCCGCCTGGTGGCACGCGGAAGTGGTCTCGCACGACCTGAGAACGCCCGGCATCGCGATCATCACGGTCCGGCCCGACCAGCCCTACCCCTTCCTGGCCGGGCAGTACACGAGCCTGGAGACCCCCTGGTGGCCGCGGATCTGGCGGCACTACTCCTTCGCCTCCGCGCCCCGCTCCGACGGGCTGCTGTCCTTCCACGTCAAGGCCGTGCCGGCGGGCTGGGTGTCCAACGCCCTGGTCCATCACGCCCGCCCGGGAGACGTACTGCGCCTGGGGCCGCCCGCCGGCTCGATGACCGTCGACCACACCACGGACAGCGGTCTGCTCTGCGTGGGCGGCGGCACCGGCATCGCGCCCATCAAGGCCCTGGTCGAGGACGTCGCCGAGCACGGCGAACGGCGCCCGGTCGAGGTCTTCTACGGGGCCCGTACCGATCACGACCTGTACGACATCGACACCATGCTGCGGCTCCAGCAGTCCCACCCGTGGCTGGAGGTGCGCGCCATGATCGACGGCAAGGCGCAGCTGCCGGACGTGGTCCGCGAGTACGGGCCGTGGAACGAGTACGACGCGTACCTCTCGGGGCCGGTGGGCATGATCCGCAGCGGCGTCGACGCGCTCCGGGGCGTCGGCGTGCCCTACGAGCGGATCCGTCACGACTCGCTCGAGGAACTCGTCGCGGCGGCCGACTGA
- a CDS encoding serine hydrolase domain-containing protein, whose protein sequence is MTSSFEALLPSTERALLHRVATAQVEGRTPSLVGAVARDGRLRWQGGRSCVDGQVPDADTQYRIGSITKPFTAVLVMRLRDEGLLDLGDALEKHLPGTGVGDVTVAQLLGHSAGLAAESPSPWWERTPGTLRPELADVLGERPLLHPQGRRHHYSNTGYTLLGSLVEAVRGVPWEEALKAEILEPLGLRRTSPQPVAPHAGGWAVHPWADVLLPEPAEDLGLMAPAGQLWSTAEDLCRFALFLAEGDDRVLSAETVREMRTPAVPSEAGEWGSGYGLGLQLVRGDGRTLVGHCGSLPGFVAGMWVSVEDGVAAVALANATSGPAPGAVAADLVRIVADAEPRIPEPWRPLPEADPALLELTGPWYWGTYSYGLRVVADGGVELSPLRGPGRASHFRAQDKGTWIGLDGYYAGETLRVVRREDGTVSHVDLGSFVFTREPYEPGGAVPGGVDAEGWRGL, encoded by the coding sequence ATGACGTCATCCTTCGAAGCACTTCTCCCCAGCACGGAGCGCGCCCTCCTGCACCGGGTGGCCACCGCGCAGGTGGAGGGCCGGACGCCCTCGCTCGTCGGTGCGGTCGCCAGGGACGGCCGGCTGCGGTGGCAGGGCGGGCGCAGTTGCGTGGACGGGCAGGTGCCCGACGCCGATACGCAGTACCGGATCGGCTCCATCACCAAGCCGTTCACGGCGGTTCTGGTGATGCGGCTGCGGGACGAGGGTCTTCTGGACCTCGGGGACGCGCTGGAGAAGCACCTGCCAGGGACCGGTGTGGGTGACGTGACGGTCGCGCAACTGCTGGGGCACAGTGCAGGCCTGGCGGCTGAGTCGCCGTCACCGTGGTGGGAGCGGACACCGGGCACGCTGCGCCCCGAGCTGGCGGACGTGCTGGGCGAGCGGCCGCTCCTGCACCCGCAGGGGCGCCGTCACCATTACTCCAACACCGGCTACACGTTGCTGGGTTCGCTCGTCGAAGCCGTGCGCGGGGTGCCGTGGGAGGAGGCGCTGAAGGCGGAGATCCTGGAGCCCCTGGGCCTGCGGCGCACGAGCCCCCAGCCCGTCGCCCCGCACGCCGGGGGCTGGGCGGTGCACCCGTGGGCCGACGTGCTGCTGCCGGAGCCGGCGGAGGACCTGGGGCTGATGGCCCCGGCTGGGCAGCTCTGGTCGACCGCGGAGGACCTGTGCCGGTTCGCTCTCTTCCTGGCGGAGGGTGACGACCGGGTGCTGAGCGCCGAGACGGTGCGGGAGATGCGTACGCCCGCCGTCCCTTCGGAGGCGGGGGAGTGGGGCAGCGGCTACGGGCTCGGGTTGCAGCTGGTGCGCGGCGACGGACGCACGCTGGTGGGGCACTGCGGCTCCCTGCCCGGCTTCGTCGCGGGGATGTGGGTGAGCGTGGAGGACGGTGTCGCCGCGGTCGCCCTGGCGAATGCCACGTCCGGGCCGGCGCCGGGGGCGGTCGCCGCCGACCTCGTACGTATCGTGGCGGACGCCGAACCGCGGATCCCGGAGCCCTGGCGGCCGCTGCCGGAGGCCGATCCGGCGCTGCTGGAGCTGACCGGTCCCTGGTACTGGGGTACCTACTCCTACGGTCTCCGGGTGGTCGCCGACGGCGGGGTCGAGCTGAGCCCCCTGCGCGGTCCGGGCCGCGCCTCGCACTTCCGGGCGCAGGACAAGGGCACCTGGATCGGGCTGGACGGGTACTACGCGGGGGAGACGCTACGCGTGGTCCGGCGCGAGGACGGCACGGTCAGCCACGTCGACCTCGGGTCGTTCGTCTTCACCCGAGAGCCGTACGAGCCGGGCGGTGCCGTGCCGGGCGGGGTCGACGCGGAGGGCTGGCGCGGACTCTGA
- a CDS encoding NUDIX hydrolase codes for MTERPVVKRTARAVLLDGDDLVLIKRTKPGMDPYWVTPGGGVEPSDATVVDALHREVDEELGAKITDVVPCFVDTVEHIENGGVSGVKVQHFFVCRLESMDPAQRHGPEVDEPLGEYEIVRVPFSRVGIAAVNLVPLSLRHYLDGNIEGVRAMHAPDLG; via the coding sequence ATGACCGAACGTCCAGTGGTCAAGCGCACCGCCCGTGCCGTCCTCCTCGACGGTGACGACCTCGTCCTGATCAAGCGGACGAAACCCGGCATGGATCCGTACTGGGTCACCCCCGGCGGCGGTGTCGAGCCGAGTGACGCCACGGTCGTCGACGCGCTCCACCGGGAGGTCGACGAGGAACTCGGCGCCAAGATCACCGACGTGGTGCCGTGCTTCGTCGACACCGTCGAGCACATCGAGAACGGCGGCGTCTCGGGCGTGAAGGTGCAGCACTTCTTCGTCTGCCGGCTGGAGTCGATGGACCCCGCGCAGCGCCACGGACCGGAGGTGGACGAGCCGCTCGGCGAGTACGAGATCGTCCGGGTGCCGTTCAGCCGCGTCGGGATCGCCGCCGTCAACCTCGTACCGCTGTCGCTGCGGCACTACCTGGACGGCAACATCGAGGGCGTGCGCGCGATGCACGCCCCCGATCTGGGCTAG
- a CDS encoding GNAT family N-acetyltransferase: MSDLEIRPAAPTDIPAIVAMLADDPLGAQRESPDDLTPYTTAFERLSGDPNQHLAVAVRDGRVVGTLQLTIIPGLSRRGATRSIIEGVRIHADERGGGLGTQLIEWAIAESRRQDCRLVQLTSDATRTDARRFYERLGFEASHVGFKMAL; the protein is encoded by the coding sequence ATGAGCGATCTTGAGATCAGGCCCGCCGCCCCTACCGACATCCCCGCCATCGTGGCCATGCTGGCCGACGACCCCCTGGGCGCGCAGCGCGAGTCGCCCGACGACCTCACCCCGTACACCACGGCCTTCGAGCGGCTGTCGGGCGACCCCAACCAGCACCTGGCCGTGGCCGTGCGCGACGGACGGGTCGTCGGGACCCTGCAGCTCACGATCATCCCCGGACTGTCACGGCGCGGCGCCACCCGGTCGATCATCGAAGGCGTCCGCATACACGCCGATGAGCGCGGCGGAGGCCTCGGCACCCAGCTCATCGAATGGGCGATCGCCGAATCGCGGCGTCAGGACTGCCGGCTGGTCCAGCTGACCTCTGACGCCACGCGCACCGACGCCCGCCGCTTCTACGAACGGCTCGGGTTCGAGGCCTCACACGTGGGCTTCAAGATGGCGCTGTGA